Proteins from a single region of Candidatus Zixiibacteriota bacterium:
- the lptB gene encoding LPS export ABC transporter ATP-binding protein translates to MAILESHGLYKYYRKRPVVNDVSVRVEPGEVVGLLGPNGAGKTTTFYMIIGFIRPDGGTVFLGERDISRMPMYRRAKHGIGYLAQEASVFRKLSVEDNIRAILQFRGLSRKERKQRLESLLNELDINHLRKNKAYTLSGGERRRVEITRALVNEPKFILLDEPFAGIDPIAVEDIQKIINRLVERGLGVLITDHNVRETLSICHRAYIMCDGKILKAGTSEFLANDPEARKIYLGEKFRLN, encoded by the coding sequence ATGGCGATTCTTGAATCTCACGGCTTATACAAATACTACCGCAAGCGGCCGGTCGTCAACGATGTTTCCGTGCGAGTAGAGCCGGGCGAGGTGGTGGGTCTGCTGGGGCCTAACGGTGCCGGCAAAACAACCACCTTCTATATGATTATCGGCTTCATCAGGCCCGATGGCGGCACGGTGTTTCTGGGAGAGCGAGACATCAGCCGGATGCCGATGTACCGTCGTGCGAAACACGGTATCGGATACCTGGCTCAGGAAGCCTCGGTGTTTCGCAAGTTGAGTGTCGAAGACAACATCAGGGCCATTCTTCAGTTTCGGGGTTTGTCGCGCAAGGAACGAAAACAGCGTCTCGAGTCGCTCTTAAACGAACTGGATATCAACCACCTTAGGAAAAACAAGGCGTACACTCTTTCCGGCGGGGAACGACGCCGTGTCGAGATCACCCGTGCCCTGGTCAACGAACCGAAGTTTATCCTGCTCGACGAACCGTTCGCCGGTATCGACCCGATTGCGGTCGAGGATATCCAGAAGATCATCAACCGGCTCGTGGAACGGGGCTTGGGCGTGCTGATTACCGACCACAACGTGCGAGAGACGCTTTCGATATGTCATCGTGCGTATATCATGTGCGACGGCAAAATTCTCAAAGCCGGGACCTCGGAATTTCTGGCCAACGACCCGGAAGCCCGGAAGATCTACCTGGGCGAGAAGTTTCGCCTCAATTGA
- the rpoN gene encoding RNA polymerase factor sigma-54 — MKLELRPGVRLIQTLAPQLIQSLKMLQMPVLQLEQTLRQELSTNPLLEEVEELEAEPETALEAPESEIAAPETEEPANEKIDWDNYLFEDDEGYRVKEQREEDEEHFEGGNSQPDSLYTHLTEQLSFLKLSQEEHLIGEYIIGNISPEGYLTISVPEMAVELTVEPSRIENVLKLIQRFDPIGVGARDLRESLLIQLRDRGMDSSLAYRIVDEHLKDLEKKSILQIAKMMGVPFEKAQKAMEVIKSLSPTPAYGRFEPSAQPVVPDLIIDRLGDEYVVYHNDRNVPRLRVNAGYKELIKRGNTTAKDTKDYIRQKLEQARWLLNAINQRRSTMIRVMEAIVDEQREFFDKGPAFLRPLIMEDIARKVDMNVATISRVSNGKYVQTPLGVYEIKYFFNSGIASDGGEDISKRAVKQRIEEIIKAEDAENPLSDQDIFKQLNQEGTRLARRTVTKYREELKIKPARFRKRVV; from the coding sequence ATGAAACTGGAACTGAGACCGGGCGTACGACTTATTCAGACACTGGCGCCGCAGCTTATTCAGTCCCTGAAAATGCTGCAGATGCCGGTCCTGCAACTGGAACAGACCCTTCGTCAGGAGCTCTCCACCAATCCGCTTCTTGAAGAGGTGGAGGAACTCGAGGCCGAACCGGAAACCGCGCTGGAGGCACCCGAGTCCGAAATAGCAGCTCCAGAGACCGAGGAACCCGCCAACGAAAAAATCGACTGGGACAATTACCTGTTCGAAGACGACGAAGGGTACCGGGTCAAAGAGCAGCGGGAAGAGGATGAAGAGCATTTCGAGGGGGGAAACAGCCAGCCGGATAGTCTCTATACCCATCTGACCGAGCAGTTGTCGTTTCTCAAGCTCTCTCAGGAAGAGCACCTGATTGGTGAGTACATCATCGGTAATATCAGCCCCGAGGGGTATTTGACGATCAGCGTGCCGGAGATGGCGGTCGAATTGACTGTCGAGCCCTCGCGGATCGAGAATGTCCTCAAACTGATCCAGCGGTTCGACCCGATAGGCGTGGGGGCGCGCGATTTGCGGGAGTCACTGTTGATCCAATTGCGCGACCGCGGCATGGACTCCTCGCTGGCCTATCGCATTGTCGACGAACACCTGAAAGACCTCGAAAAGAAATCGATCCTCCAGATCGCCAAGATGATGGGAGTGCCGTTCGAAAAAGCGCAGAAGGCGATGGAGGTCATCAAGAGCCTCTCCCCCACACCGGCGTACGGACGCTTCGAACCCTCCGCCCAGCCGGTGGTGCCGGACCTGATAATCGATCGACTCGGCGACGAGTACGTCGTATATCACAACGACCGCAACGTGCCGCGCCTCCGTGTGAATGCCGGCTACAAAGAGCTGATCAAACGCGGAAACACGACCGCCAAGGACACCAAGGACTATATCAGGCAGAAACTCGAGCAGGCAAGGTGGCTTCTGAACGCCATCAACCAGCGCCGCTCGACCATGATCCGCGTGATGGAGGCGATTGTCGATGAGCAGCGGGAATTCTTCGACAAAGGCCCGGCCTTCCTGAGACCACTCATCATGGAGGACATCGCGCGCAAAGTGGATATGAACGTGGCCACTATCAGCCGCGTCTCCAACGGCAAATATGTGCAGACGCCGCTCGGCGTGTATGAGATCAAATACTTCTTCAACTCCGGTATCGCCAGCGATGGCGGCGAGGACATCTCCAAACGCGCCGTCAAGCAGCGGATCGAAGAGATCATCAAGGCCGAGGATGCCGAAAACCCACTCTCTGACCAGGATATTTTCAAGCAGTTGAATCAGGAAGGAACCCGGCTCGCCCGCCGCACCGTCACCAAGTACCGCGAAGAGTTGAAAATTAAGCCGGCCCGTTTCCGCAAGCGCGTGGTGTAG